In the Adlercreutzia equolifaciens DSM 19450 genome, one interval contains:
- the glmU gene encoding bifunctional UDP-N-acetylglucosamine diphosphorylase/glucosamine-1-phosphate N-acetyltransferase GlmU — protein METAAIILAAGAGTRMKSKKPKVVHEVLGRPLVRWVVEAAKEAGADRVVTVVGHMRDQVIPLVEGDTEVVVQEAQRGTADAVLAAADALAGFDGAVVVLSGDSPLIQPETIRQMAALREEHNAAVIVLTMELENPFGYGRIVRDGAGEVARIVEQKDASPEEAAITECNSGVYCFDARALFDALSQVNSDNAQGEFYLTDVLAISRAAGRPVLAYKTSDAEQCLGVNSRDQLAEATRVMQRRINDAHMAAGVTMWDPATAYIGPEVEIAPDVELLPNVMLLGKTTIGEDSVVGPNSRLTDTRVGCGCRIDETVAVEALIDDGATCGPRAYLRPAAHLCEGAKAGTHVEIKKSTIGKGSKVPHLSYIGDTTMGEGVNIGAGSITCNYDGANKHATVIEDGAFVGSDTMMVAPVTIGAGAHVGAGSTITKDVTPGALALGRARQQEIEGWVAAHPIEKKK, from the coding sequence ATGGAAACTGCTGCGATTATTTTGGCCGCGGGGGCCGGTACCCGTATGAAGTCGAAGAAGCCGAAGGTGGTTCACGAGGTGCTGGGCCGCCCGCTCGTGCGGTGGGTCGTGGAAGCGGCCAAGGAGGCGGGCGCCGATAGGGTCGTCACCGTGGTGGGGCATATGCGCGACCAGGTGATCCCTTTGGTGGAAGGCGATACCGAGGTCGTCGTGCAGGAGGCCCAGCGCGGCACGGCGGATGCGGTGCTGGCCGCCGCCGATGCCCTGGCCGGCTTCGACGGCGCCGTCGTGGTGCTCTCCGGCGACTCCCCGCTCATTCAGCCCGAGACCATTCGCCAGATGGCGGCTCTGCGCGAGGAGCACAACGCGGCGGTCATCGTGCTTACCATGGAGCTTGAAAACCCCTTCGGCTACGGCCGCATCGTGCGCGACGGCGCCGGGGAGGTGGCCCGCATCGTCGAGCAGAAGGACGCGAGCCCCGAGGAAGCGGCCATCACCGAGTGCAACTCCGGCGTCTACTGCTTCGACGCCCGCGCCCTTTTCGACGCGCTTTCCCAGGTGAACTCCGACAACGCCCAGGGCGAGTTCTATCTTACCGACGTGCTGGCCATCAGCCGCGCCGCCGGGCGGCCCGTGCTCGCCTATAAGACGAGCGATGCGGAGCAGTGCCTGGGCGTGAACTCCCGCGACCAGCTGGCCGAAGCGACCCGCGTCATGCAGCGGCGCATCAACGACGCGCACATGGCCGCTGGCGTCACGATGTGGGATCCGGCCACGGCCTACATCGGCCCCGAGGTGGAGATCGCCCCCGACGTGGAGCTTCTGCCCAACGTCATGCTGCTGGGTAAGACGACGATCGGCGAGGACAGTGTTGTGGGCCCGAACAGCCGCCTGACCGACACGCGCGTCGGGTGCGGCTGCCGCATCGACGAGACCGTGGCGGTGGAGGCGCTCATCGATGACGGCGCCACCTGCGGTCCGCGCGCCTACCTGCGTCCGGCGGCGCACTTGTGCGAGGGCGCCAAGGCCGGCACCCACGTGGAGATCAAGAAATCTACCATTGGCAAGGGCTCGAAGGTGCCGCATCTGTCCTACATCGGCGACACCACCATGGGGGAGGGCGTGAACATCGGCGCCGGTTCCATCACCTGCAACTACGACGGCGCGAACAAGCACGCCACCGTCATCGAGGACGGCGCCTTCGTAGGATCCGATACCATGATGGTAGCGCCCGTGACCATCGGCGCCGGGGCGCACGTGGGTGCTGGCTCCACCATCACTAAGGACGTGACGCCGGGAGCGCTGGCCCTCGGCCGCGCCAGACAGCAGGAGATAGAAGGCTGGGTGGCGGCCCACCCCATCGAGAAGAAGAAATAG